The segment GCGCGAGCAACGCGCCATCGGCCGCCGAACCAAGCGCTGCGGGAGTCATGAGCGGCGGGCCGTCCGGCGCCCCTGAAACCGCCATGAGACCGGACCGCCGCCAGCCAAGCGCCGGCGGATCGCCAAGGCCGGCAATCGCGGCCGGGTCGCATCCGAGTTGGGAGAGGAGTAAGCGGGCATAGGCCCGTTCCGGATTACGCAACACGCCCTCATCGCCTGAAGCAAGGCAGGCATTCACGGTTCGCGCTGTCTCCATGTTGCTCATTTATCAAGCTGCAGAAAAATCAAGCGTCGCCTTGCCGCGGCCACACCATCGCTGCTCGCACCGGTCCCTTCATCTGTCATCATCCACCCCGAATGACCATAGATGTACGCAAAATTCGAACCATCATAACATTAGCGAGGAGTGGCCAGCTAACCACGGCGCGCGCGCCGTTGCCCGATATGCGCGATCGCCTTCATCATCCGCTTTTCCACCGAACTAACGGACATTTCGAAATGCGCGGCGATCTCGGAATAGCTCAGTCGCTCCAGGCGATTGAGGAGGAACACCTCGCGCGTTCGCCTCGGTAGTTCCTCAAGCGATCTGGAAATATGCTGAAGCGCCTCCCGGCTTTCCGAAACGCATATCTGGGTGGGCTCGTCGCTCGCCACGTCGAAGCCATCCAGCGAAACATGATGCGCCTCGTGCCGCGCCTCGGAGCGTCGGTACAAATCGATGAGAACGGAGCTGGCGACGGAGAACAGATAGGAAT is part of the Sphingomonas sp. C3-2 genome and harbors:
- a CDS encoding RNA polymerase sigma factor, with protein sequence MRKSYARSPAMPCATAILAERFRRPLVQWFRRQGLAHDIAEDCAQDSFVRLFRQERASIRELDSYLFSVASSVLIDLYRRSEARHEAHHVSLDGFDVASDEPTQICVSESREALQHISRSLEELPRRTREVFLLNRLERLSYSEIAAHFEMSVSSVEKRMMKAIAHIGQRRARRG